A single region of the Aliiroseovarius sp. F47248L genome encodes:
- a CDS encoding ParB N-terminal domain-containing protein — MAKRRKLEAPSAEDLDRIEEEFRSETSRRLPMAPIAQVAAEAAQQSQVLDAETRSLTARDKADAEAHRAAQDKGLVMVEVPLNQIDSTDMVRDRITVDEAEMDELRASIRQNGLRLPVELYQLIEPNGDQKYGIISGYRRVLAMRSLLSATGEPRFETIKALIKLPETLPAAFVAMVEENEVRADLSHFERGRIAAISAQSGVFDSVEDAVDKLFASASKAKRSKVRSFAMVFEALGDMLAFPEALTERQGLRLAGALRAGAETEIRNLLAEGQGLDADAEWALLESVIEQYEGKPRDASRGGRPKAPPARPASGPDVTTSTGFVLRREHDDRGYMIRFDGRKIDAEMIDAIILEVERWLEKP; from the coding sequence ATGGCAAAACGTCGTAAACTAGAAGCCCCCAGCGCCGAGGATCTGGACCGCATCGAAGAGGAGTTTCGCAGCGAAACCTCCCGCCGGTTGCCGATGGCGCCAATCGCACAAGTTGCCGCCGAAGCGGCCCAACAGTCGCAGGTGCTGGACGCTGAAACCCGCAGCCTGACGGCGCGCGATAAGGCCGACGCCGAGGCCCATCGCGCCGCACAGGACAAAGGTCTGGTCATGGTCGAAGTGCCGCTGAACCAGATCGACAGCACTGATATGGTGCGCGATCGGATCACGGTGGACGAAGCAGAGATGGACGAACTGCGCGCGTCAATTCGTCAAAACGGGCTGCGCTTGCCGGTCGAGCTCTATCAACTGATCGAACCAAACGGTGATCAGAAATATGGCATCATTTCCGGCTATCGCCGTGTGCTTGCCATGCGCAGCTTGTTGTCCGCAACCGGCGAGCCGCGATTTGAGACCATCAAGGCGCTGATCAAGCTGCCGGAAACGCTGCCGGCTGCCTTCGTTGCAATGGTCGAAGAGAACGAAGTACGCGCAGACCTCAGCCATTTTGAACGGGGTCGCATTGCCGCCATTTCGGCCCAGAGCGGTGTTTTCGACAGTGTCGAAGACGCGGTGGACAAGTTGTTTGCCTCAGCCTCAAAAGCCAAAAGATCCAAGGTGAGGTCCTTCGCTATGGTGTTCGAGGCCTTGGGCGACATGTTGGCCTTTCCCGAGGCCCTGACCGAACGGCAAGGTTTGCGTCTTGCCGGTGCCTTGCGCGCTGGTGCTGAAACCGAGATCAGAAATCTTCTGGCCGAAGGGCAGGGTTTGGACGCTGATGCGGAATGGGCTCTTTTGGAAAGCGTGATCGAACAATACGAGGGCAAGCCCCGTGATGCCAGCCGTGGTGGTCGTCCCAAAGCGCCGCCAGCGCGTCCAGCAAGCGGGCCGGATGTCACAACCTCGACCGGCTTCGTGCTGCGCCGCGAACATGACGACCGTGGCTATATGATACGTTTTGACGGCCGCAAGATCGACGCTGAGATGATCGACGCGATCATCCTTGAGGTCGAGCGATGGTTGGAAAAGCCATAG
- a CDS encoding AAA family ATPase has product MAQPPKTPPPPYFNINPEAASQKLTDPISTARFAKAAAFASKGRDDLAKRGYAPDGRKRLRRFSTWEICKYLIPVAPAHFRRVLKQNPDLPQGEGDGGAKWFSLEDVLTLRNFFAAEGVSTREYRPWRPDGIDAKVIAVANFKGGVGKTSTAAHLAMSAALDGYRVLVVDLDSQGSMTSIMGGQVEDEWQTAFPLMAKHYAQHVEAENKVRTAAGQPPLPLDETLTEALGFAAKRVIQKTHWPNIDLIGAQLNLYWAEFQVPVWRMQMRSWPLWDALSGFLETEGLLQDYDLVILDTPPALGYLTINALSAADILLIPLGASFLEFDSTGRFFDMLYSTFASIEDGENSMRRAHDLPEIRFEWDAVRALITRFDAGQQTDLANVIQAYFGDFMTTYRQEMTAMVGQAGEQVNGIYEADYREFNRDTYVRGRETFDRTWAEVKEIILGCWWRDLQMAKKGDK; this is encoded by the coding sequence ATGGCACAGCCCCCCAAGACCCCTCCCCCGCCCTATTTCAACATCAATCCCGAAGCGGCGTCGCAAAAGTTAACCGACCCTATCAGCACCGCTCGATTCGCCAAAGCGGCAGCCTTCGCCTCGAAGGGCCGCGACGACCTCGCCAAGCGGGGCTATGCCCCGGATGGACGCAAACGCCTGCGCCGGTTTTCAACGTGGGAAATCTGCAAATACCTGATCCCCGTTGCCCCTGCCCATTTCCGGCGGGTGCTGAAGCAAAACCCTGACCTGCCGCAGGGCGAAGGTGATGGCGGTGCCAAATGGTTCAGTCTTGAAGATGTGTTGACGCTTCGGAACTTTTTCGCCGCCGAAGGGGTCTCGACCCGTGAATACCGCCCCTGGCGCCCAGATGGGATCGACGCCAAGGTGATCGCGGTGGCGAACTTCAAGGGCGGGGTCGGCAAGACCTCGACCGCCGCGCATCTGGCGATGTCAGCGGCCCTTGATGGTTACCGCGTGCTGGTGGTCGATCTGGACAGCCAAGGCTCCATGACGTCGATCATGGGTGGTCAGGTCGAGGATGAATGGCAAACCGCTTTTCCCCTGATGGCCAAGCACTATGCCCAACATGTCGAGGCCGAGAACAAGGTCCGCACCGCCGCCGGTCAGCCCCCCCTGCCCCTTGATGAAACCCTGACCGAGGCATTGGGTTTCGCTGCGAAACGTGTGATCCAGAAAACCCATTGGCCCAATATCGACCTGATCGGCGCGCAGTTGAACTTGTATTGGGCCGAGTTCCAGGTGCCGGTCTGGCGGATGCAGATGCGGTCCTGGCCGCTGTGGGACGCCCTGTCGGGTTTTCTAGAAACCGAAGGGCTGCTTCAGGACTATGACCTCGTGATCCTCGACACCCCCCCTGCCCTTGGCTATCTGACGATCAACGCGCTGTCCGCCGCCGACATCCTGCTGATCCCGCTGGGCGCGTCCTTCCTTGAATTCGACTCCACTGGTCGGTTCTTCGACATGCTCTATTCCACCTTCGCGTCGATCGAGGATGGCGAAAACTCGATGCGACGCGCGCATGATCTGCCGGAAATCCGCTTTGAATGGGACGCCGTGCGCGCGCTGATCACCCGATTTGATGCGGGACAGCAAACCGATTTGGCCAATGTGATTCAGGCCTATTTCGGGGACTTCATGACCACCTATCGTCAGGAAATGACCGCGATGGTCGGGCAGGCCGGCGAGCAAGTGAACGGCATCTATGAAGCCGATTATCGCGAGTTCAATCGCGACACCTATGTTCGTGGGCGCGAGACATTCGATCGCACATGGGCCGAGGTGAAAGAGATCATTCTGGGCTGCTGGTGGCGTGACCTTCAGATGGCCAAAAAGGGAGATAAGTGA
- a CDS encoding tyrosine-type recombinase/integrase has translation MTKRTDSPADQVENSAIKSDQNEAIALPSHIAGSGALDRLVDTARDYAQAAASENTRTAYAKDWAHFARWCRQRGSDPLSAPCPEPQLIGLYIADLAAPSDQNQPLSVSTIERRLSGLTWNYALRGFRLDRKNRHIASVLAGIRRKHARPPEQKEAILAEDILAMLATLPFDLRGLRDRTILLLGYAGGLRRSEIVSLDVHKDDTPDSGGWIEVFSDGVLLTLNAKTGWREVEIGRGSSDQTCPVHALEQWLRYAKIDFGPIFTRTSRDGKRALEARLNDKHVARLIKRCVLDAGIRAELPEKERLALFSGHSLRAGLASSAEVDERYVQKQLGHSSAEMTRRYQRRRDRFRVNLTKAAGL, from the coding sequence ATGACAAAAAGAACCGATTCTCCGGCAGATCAGGTAGAGAATAGCGCCATAAAGAGCGATCAAAACGAGGCAATTGCCCTCCCCTCACACATTGCGGGGTCTGGTGCGTTAGACCGGTTGGTCGATACGGCGCGCGATTATGCGCAAGCGGCCGCGTCCGAAAACACGCGGACAGCCTATGCAAAAGACTGGGCTCATTTCGCGCGTTGGTGCCGCCAACGTGGGTCAGACCCACTGTCTGCCCCCTGCCCTGAACCGCAGCTTATTGGTCTCTACATTGCTGATCTGGCCGCTCCCTCAGATCAAAACCAACCCCTGTCGGTTTCAACCATTGAACGGCGACTGTCTGGCCTTACCTGGAACTATGCACTACGCGGCTTCAGGTTGGATCGCAAGAACCGCCACATTGCATCTGTATTGGCCGGAATCCGACGCAAACACGCGCGACCACCGGAGCAGAAAGAAGCGATTTTGGCCGAGGATATCTTGGCGATGTTGGCTACCCTGCCCTTCGACCTGCGTGGCCTTCGTGACAGAACAATCTTACTTTTAGGTTACGCAGGCGGACTGCGGCGGTCCGAGATCGTAAGTCTTGATGTCCACAAGGATGATACGCCTGACTCGGGGGGCTGGATCGAAGTTTTTAGCGACGGTGTCCTGTTGACCCTGAACGCCAAAACCGGCTGGCGAGAGGTCGAAATTGGTCGCGGGTCCAGTGACCAGACTTGCCCCGTGCACGCGTTGGAGCAATGGCTGCGGTATGCAAAAATCGACTTCGGCCCAATCTTCACCCGCACGTCGCGGGATGGGAAACGGGCCTTGGAGGCACGGTTGAATGACAAGCACGTCGCCCGCCTGATCAAGCGCTGCGTGCTTGATGCGGGTATCCGGGCGGAACTGCCCGAGAAAGAGCGACTGGCCCTGTTTTCCGGCCACTCCCTGCGTGCTGGTCTGGCCAGTTCGGCAGAGGTTGACGAACGCTATGTGCAAAAGCAGTTGGGCCATTCCTCGGCCGAAATGACCCGGCGATATCAGCGCCGACGGGACCGGTTCCGGGTCAATCTGACCAAAGCCGCGGGTCTGTAG
- a CDS encoding WD40 repeat domain-containing protein — MRAFLTVLFIIAGTSISAEEIADYQSRDFAAESREALGMGDRAAAIIAALKGLPAEPEDDDIARFGNAYDALVRAAVSRSIRLDLPVISVFEFDGTGTRLASVGLFPSPDGDQSRSGLALWDPRSGEKVAELLPIEALTDGAWGVQAPAFSPDGRFLVQIAPAEGVAVVFDAVSGAEIARLPGHDPGTLPNSGGVAFSRDGSLLLTLGASPTVAHLWDTTDWQRVASAKFGDFTLLSPIDGGRDGMMHFIAADVAQGNPPPVEFWRIGRDGAELVLQFPSEPSGLGAHWGRIATDDEDRVFAMPNGNFDLIVFERVTGSELARIPASIMGQSTGIVAPSGDGVLLLSSLDALPRRLNFDGTDAPLDPLDKLAGIHGVFSLGGELIGGSPGMLGYRGSDMPRGVELYQAIVSSLPENTKAEIAAEQVVPE, encoded by the coding sequence ATGCGTGCTTTTCTTACAGTCCTATTTATCATAGCCGGAACGAGTATCTCAGCGGAAGAAATTGCAGATTACCAGTCTCGGGACTTTGCCGCTGAATCACGCGAGGCGTTGGGAATGGGGGACCGTGCTGCGGCGATTATTGCCGCGCTCAAGGGTTTGCCGGCAGAACCGGAAGATGACGACATTGCGCGGTTCGGCAATGCCTACGACGCGCTCGTTCGTGCAGCGGTGTCGCGTTCCATTCGACTTGATCTGCCCGTCATATCCGTTTTCGAGTTCGATGGTACTGGCACCCGTCTTGCGAGCGTAGGTTTGTTTCCCTCTCCCGACGGTGACCAATCGCGGAGCGGTTTGGCACTTTGGGACCCGCGAAGCGGCGAGAAGGTGGCCGAACTCCTACCCATTGAGGCGCTGACGGACGGAGCATGGGGGGTGCAGGCACCTGCCTTCTCGCCCGACGGGCGCTTCCTTGTTCAGATAGCCCCTGCGGAGGGTGTGGCGGTCGTGTTCGATGCCGTATCGGGCGCGGAGATCGCACGTTTGCCGGGGCACGACCCTGGCACACTCCCCAACTCCGGCGGTGTCGCCTTTTCGCGCGATGGCTCGCTGCTTCTGACGCTCGGGGCTTCGCCGACCGTTGCGCATCTCTGGGATACGACCGATTGGCAGCGCGTGGCGAGCGCAAAGTTCGGCGACTTCACGCTTCTCAGCCCCATTGATGGCGGACGGGACGGAATGATGCATTTCATCGCTGCTGATGTCGCTCAGGGCAACCCACCGCCGGTAGAATTTTGGAGGATCGGGCGGGACGGGGCCGAATTGGTTCTCCAGTTTCCATCTGAACCTTCTGGTCTTGGCGCACATTGGGGGCGCATCGCCACGGATGACGAGGATCGCGTTTTTGCGATGCCGAACGGCAATTTTGACCTTATTGTCTTTGAGCGAGTGACAGGAAGTGAGTTGGCAAGAATCCCAGCCTCGATCATGGGTCAGTCAACCGGGATCGTGGCCCCATCCGGAGACGGGGTTTTGTTGCTGTCATCACTTGATGCCTTGCCGCGTCGCCTGAACTTCGATGGCACCGATGCTCCGCTGGACCCCTTGGACAAGTTAGCCGGAATCCATGGCGTGTTCTCACTCGGAGGAGAACTGATCGGAGGATCACCTGGCATGCTTGGTTATCGCGGCAGCGATATGCCGCGCGGTGTCGAACTTTATCAGGCTATCGTGTCGTCGTTACCTGAGAATACGAAGGCCGAGATTGCCGCTGAACAAGTAGTGCCTGAATGA
- a CDS encoding replication initiation protein, with product MDSSDKARLTGALKRESVKKNVAAIHVSGKLSLLQRKLSNVLLLNAYDTLTSQTSHRIDAQALCLMIGYNSNDIETLKSALRGLAETVAEWDMLDEAGRQEWGVSALLSYAKLKGGVCEYAYSPALAEKLHDPKVFALINLNIQRQFTGGHALALYENCFRFLKTGSTGWWSLDIFRRLMGVEGSEYYQSYKHLNAKVIKPAVAEVNKVSDIIVTPETRKMGRSVSDIRFLIRRNPQLAIMNIDDGEGARTTRTYARLMELGVSDRLARQWISEHGEAYVAGKIDYVTGQPEVRSPAKYLSRAISEDYVAPDAPRSERAGDPAIKARAAKLKRVQELVQARSPTQRDADKRLFMSQLTTNSERLDFENHGWMSALNAEAIFQFWAELVPEETE from the coding sequence ATGGACAGTTCAGATAAGGCGCGGCTGACCGGGGCGCTGAAACGCGAGAGCGTCAAGAAGAACGTGGCGGCGATCCATGTCTCTGGAAAACTGTCTCTATTACAGCGGAAATTGTCAAATGTGCTGCTGTTGAACGCCTATGACACGCTGACCAGCCAGACCAGCCACCGGATCGACGCGCAGGCGCTGTGCCTGATGATTGGCTATAACTCGAACGATATCGAGACGCTGAAATCCGCGTTGCGCGGGTTGGCGGAAACGGTGGCTGAATGGGACATGCTGGACGAGGCGGGGCGGCAGGAATGGGGGGTTTCGGCGCTGTTGTCCTATGCCAAGTTGAAGGGGGGCGTGTGCGAGTATGCCTATTCCCCGGCCTTGGCGGAAAAGCTGCATGACCCGAAAGTCTTTGCCCTGATTAATCTGAACATCCAACGGCAGTTTACCGGTGGGCACGCGCTGGCGCTCTATGAAAATTGTTTTCGCTTCTTGAAGACCGGGTCGACCGGCTGGTGGTCGCTGGATATTTTTCGCCGCCTGATGGGGGTGGAGGGCTCGGAGTATTACCAAAGTTACAAGCATCTGAACGCGAAGGTGATCAAACCGGCAGTGGCCGAGGTGAACAAGGTGTCTGATATTATTGTCACGCCCGAGACGCGGAAGATGGGACGCAGCGTGTCGGACATTCGGTTCCTGATCCGCCGCAATCCGCAACTGGCGATTATGAATATTGATGACGGTGAGGGCGCGCGGACGACGCGGACCTATGCGCGGCTGATGGAGTTAGGGGTCAGTGACCGGCTGGCGCGGCAGTGGATTTCCGAGCATGGTGAAGCGTATGTGGCAGGCAAAATCGACTATGTCACCGGCCAGCCCGAAGTACGCAGCCCCGCGAAATATCTGAGCCGGGCGATCAGCGAAGATTATGTCGCGCCCGACGCGCCCAGATCCGAAAGGGCAGGGGACCCGGCCATCAAAGCCCGTGCCGCGAAGTTGAAGCGAGTGCAAGAACTGGTGCAGGCCCGTAGCCCGACCCAACGCGACGCCGACAAGCGGCTGTTCATGAGCCAGCTGACCACGAACAGCGAGCGGTTGGATTTCGAGAACCATGGCTGGATGTCCGCCCTGAACGCCGAGGCGATTTTCCAGTTCTGGGCCGAATTGGTGCCAGAGGAGACAGAGTAA
- the katG gene encoding catalase/peroxidase HPI, whose product MDGDNVMKGGGCPVMHGGNTGMDNHPAKWWPKTLNISILHQHDARSNPMDPDYNHREAVKALDFQGVWDDVDKLLTDSQSWWPADWGHYGGLFIRLSWHVAGSYRLGDGRGGAGTGNLRFEPLNSWPDNASLDKARRILWPVKKKYGNALSWADLLVLAGTVAYANMGLKVYGFAFGREDIWAPELDINWGTDSEMLAPTDERIADLEDADSLYDPLGASHMGLIYVNPEGVNGVPDPAKTGKFVRMTFARMAMNDEETAALTVGGHTVGKAHGGLAADQVGPAPAGCDLEAGGFGWADPGFDGNANTAHTSGLEGAWTTNPTKWDNGYLDMLFGYEWEVKKSRAGANQWEPINIAEDHKVPDATDPSIKHNPIMTDADMAMKVDPIYREICERFHKDPAYLAETFAKAWFKLTHRDLGPKANYIGPFVPEEDLIWQDPVPAGSTSYDVDAVKAKIAKSGLSAAEMIATAWDSARTYRGSDMRGGANGARIRLAPQKDWPGNEPKRLAKVLGILEPIAAETGASIADVIVLAGNVGVEQAIKAVGSNVTVPFTPGRGDASDAQTDADSFSVLEPVADGFRNWQRPDLSVNAEELLLDRAQLLGVTGPEMTALVGGLRVLGTNHGGSKHGVFTQREGQLTTDFFQVLTDMSCKWVPEDADGTYELQDRKTGEVKYTATRADLVFGSNSILRAYAEVYAQDDNEAKFVRDFVAAWTKVMNADRFDLLA is encoded by the coding sequence ATGGACGGAGACAACGTGATGAAGGGCGGCGGCTGCCCCGTCATGCATGGCGGCAACACCGGTATGGACAACCACCCGGCAAAATGGTGGCCCAAAACGCTGAACATAAGCATCCTGCATCAGCACGATGCGCGATCAAACCCCATGGATCCCGACTACAACCACCGCGAAGCGGTGAAGGCTCTGGATTTTCAAGGCGTCTGGGACGACGTCGACAAACTGCTGACCGACAGCCAAAGCTGGTGGCCCGCCGACTGGGGGCACTATGGCGGGTTGTTCATCAGACTGTCATGGCACGTCGCCGGATCATATCGTCTGGGCGATGGGCGCGGCGGTGCCGGCACCGGCAACCTGCGGTTTGAACCTCTGAACTCCTGGCCCGACAACGCCAGCCTTGATAAGGCGCGGCGCATCCTGTGGCCGGTAAAAAAGAAATACGGAAACGCGCTGTCATGGGCCGACCTTCTGGTGCTGGCCGGGACTGTCGCCTATGCGAATATGGGTCTGAAAGTCTATGGTTTCGCCTTTGGGCGTGAAGACATCTGGGCCCCTGAGCTTGATATCAACTGGGGCACAGACAGCGAAATGTTGGCCCCCACGGACGAACGGATTGCCGATCTGGAAGATGCGGACTCGCTCTATGACCCGCTAGGCGCATCTCATATGGGTCTGATCTACGTAAACCCCGAAGGCGTGAACGGTGTGCCGGATCCGGCCAAGACAGGTAAGTTCGTGCGCATGACCTTCGCACGTATGGCGATGAACGACGAGGAAACCGCCGCCCTGACCGTGGGTGGTCACACCGTCGGCAAGGCCCATGGCGGTCTGGCCGCAGACCAGGTCGGACCTGCCCCCGCAGGCTGCGATCTTGAGGCGGGCGGTTTTGGTTGGGCTGATCCCGGCTTTGACGGAAACGCCAACACGGCGCACACCTCTGGCCTTGAAGGCGCATGGACGACCAACCCCACCAAGTGGGACAACGGCTACCTTGATATGCTGTTCGGCTATGAATGGGAGGTCAAGAAATCCCGCGCCGGCGCCAACCAGTGGGAGCCGATCAACATCGCCGAAGACCACAAGGTGCCCGACGCGACCGACCCTTCGATCAAACACAACCCGATCATGACCGACGCCGATATGGCGATGAAGGTCGATCCGATCTATCGCGAGATTTGCGAACGCTTCCACAAAGACCCCGCCTATCTGGCCGAGACCTTTGCCAAGGCGTGGTTCAAACTGACCCACCGCGATCTGGGCCCAAAAGCCAACTATATTGGCCCATTTGTGCCGGAAGAGGATCTGATCTGGCAAGATCCAGTGCCCGCCGGGTCAACCAGCTACGACGTCGATGCGGTGAAGGCGAAAATCGCAAAAAGCGGTCTGAGTGCCGCCGAGATGATTGCCACTGCATGGGATAGCGCTCGCACTTATCGCGGGTCTGACATGCGCGGCGGGGCCAATGGTGCCCGTATCCGGCTTGCACCGCAGAAGGACTGGCCGGGCAATGAACCGAAGCGACTGGCCAAGGTGCTGGGCATCCTCGAACCCATCGCGGCCGAAACCGGTGCGTCCATCGCCGATGTGATCGTTCTGGCAGGCAATGTCGGGGTCGAACAGGCCATCAAGGCCGTCGGGTCAAACGTCACCGTGCCGTTCACACCGGGACGTGGTGACGCCTCTGACGCGCAGACGGATGCCGACAGCTTCTCGGTGCTGGAACCCGTCGCCGATGGGTTCCGCAACTGGCAACGGCCAGACCTGTCCGTCAATGCGGAAGAGCTGTTGCTGGACCGCGCGCAGCTTCTGGGCGTGACCGGTCCCGAAATGACCGCGCTTGTCGGCGGACTTCGGGTGCTGGGCACCAATCACGGTGGCTCAAAACACGGGGTCTTCACCCAGCGTGAAGGTCAGTTGACCACCGATTTTTTCCAGGTGCTCACCGACATGAGCTGCAAATGGGTGCCGGAAGACGCTGATGGCACCTATGAGCTGCAAGATCGCAAGACAGGCGAGGTCAAATATACCGCGACCCGCGCCGATCTTGTGTTTGGATCAAACTCGATCCTGCGCGCCTATGCCGAAGTTTACGCCCAGGACGACAACGAAGCGAAATTCGTGCGCGACTTCGTGGCCGCCTGGACCAAGGTCATGAACGCAGATCGCTTCGATCTGCTGGCCTGA
- a CDS encoding ferric reductase-like transmembrane domain-containing protein: MRGFRTTLAVLGVAGAIAIPLTLAARSPLLAWREPIYIVAGFAGIVAMALLLIQPLLAAGLVPGLRLYDGRRIHRVTGGALVLAVVIHVIGLWITSPPDVVDALLFSSPTPFSAWGVIAMWAMFGASGLALVRRHLRLRVWRLGHTMLVGVVVIGSVVHAMLIEGTMETISKSVLCLLVLLATAKAVADMRAWAGRGRGSR; the protein is encoded by the coding sequence ATGCGCGGCTTCAGAACCACCCTTGCCGTATTGGGTGTCGCAGGCGCAATTGCGATACCGCTGACACTTGCTGCGCGCAGCCCACTGCTGGCGTGGCGCGAACCGATCTATATCGTGGCCGGGTTTGCCGGGATCGTTGCGATGGCGCTGTTGCTGATCCAGCCATTGCTGGCGGCTGGGCTTGTTCCCGGTCTGCGCCTTTATGATGGTCGTCGCATTCATCGCGTGACCGGTGGGGCATTGGTGCTTGCGGTGGTGATCCATGTCATTGGCTTGTGGATAACAAGCCCACCAGATGTGGTCGACGCGCTTCTTTTCTCTTCACCTACACCGTTCTCTGCTTGGGGTGTCATTGCGATGTGGGCCATGTTTGGCGCATCCGGTCTGGCGCTGGTGCGTCGGCATCTGAGGCTGCGGGTCTGGCGTCTGGGGCATACGATGCTGGTGGGTGTGGTCGTTATCGGCAGCGTGGTGCATGCGATGCTGATCGAAGGGACGATGGAGACGATCTCGAAATCCGTGCTTTGCCTGCTGGTGCTGTTGGCGACGGCAAAAGCCGTGGCGGATATGCGGGCCTGGGCGGGCAGGGGTCGCGGGAGCAGGTAA
- a CDS encoding twin-arginine translocation pathway signal, whose product MSQTLIKRRTLLSTAIAAAVTGSAGLLLPASAQSLAPTRSMRGGSNNYLPGAPIVDRIGNGGFLMTGTVRRAGDGAPLAGQRIQVWAHTTEGHERDPHSHGATLTDANGAFRLEMPQIVPAFGQPHGHLAYDDDAFETVFLRPVMSSSKETSLSAHFVLQPA is encoded by the coding sequence ATGTCCCAAACCCTGATCAAACGCCGCACGCTTCTTTCCACCGCGATCGCAGCCGCTGTGACCGGGAGTGCTGGTCTTTTGCTTCCCGCCAGCGCGCAAAGCCTTGCGCCGACCCGGTCGATGCGGGGCGGGTCAAATAACTATCTTCCCGGTGCGCCGATTGTGGATCGGATAGGCAATGGCGGTTTCTTGATGACGGGCACGGTGCGCCGCGCGGGCGACGGGGCTCCGCTGGCCGGGCAGCGCATACAGGTCTGGGCGCACACCACCGAAGGTCACGAACGTGACCCACATAGCCACGGCGCCACATTGACGGACGCAAATGGTGCGTTCCGTCTTGAAATGCCGCAGATCGTGCCCGCCTTCGGGCAACCGCATGGTCATCTGGCATATGATGACGACGCGTTCGAGACAGTCTTTCTGCGCCCGGTCATGTCCAGCTCGAAAGAGACAAGCCTAAGTGCGCATTTTGTCCTGCAACCGGCCTAA